One window of Desulfovibrio subterraneus genomic DNA carries:
- a CDS encoding DnaJ C-terminal domain-containing protein, translating into MGVEYKDYYKLLGVSRSSSKDDIAKAFKKLARQYHPDLNPNNKDAEAKFKEINEAYEVLKDEEKRKLYDQLGPNWQHGQNFQRPPGFENMNFQGGGDFSDFFETIFGGGGGFRRSGGFGADPFGGYAGGSRPRRGRDVEATLNLSLEEAYNGGRKAVTLQDAGTTKTLEVNIPAGVKDGAKIRLSGQGDKGAAGGPNGDLYLKVAIMQHHRFNLDGVNVVLDLPLAPWEAVLGATVRVPTLDGEIELNIPPGTSSGRKLRLRGKGLGSASARGDQFVRIMVKVPDSLTEKERALWESLREISGFTPRDF; encoded by the coding sequence ATGGGAGTTGAATACAAGGATTATTATAAATTGTTGGGCGTTTCCAGAAGCTCATCAAAAGACGATATCGCCAAGGCTTTCAAGAAGCTGGCCCGTCAGTATCATCCTGACCTCAATCCGAACAACAAGGATGCGGAAGCCAAGTTCAAGGAGATTAACGAGGCTTACGAGGTGCTCAAGGATGAGGAGAAGCGCAAGCTGTATGATCAGCTTGGGCCTAACTGGCAGCACGGGCAGAACTTCCAGCGTCCTCCCGGCTTCGAGAATATGAATTTTCAGGGCGGCGGCGACTTCAGCGACTTCTTCGAAACCATTTTCGGAGGAGGAGGGGGCTTCAGGCGTTCCGGCGGCTTCGGGGCTGACCCGTTTGGAGGGTATGCCGGTGGCAGCAGACCTCGCCGTGGTCGTGATGTTGAGGCAACCCTGAACCTGAGCCTTGAAGAAGCGTACAACGGCGGACGCAAGGCCGTGACTCTTCAGGATGCCGGCACCACCAAGACCCTTGAGGTGAACATTCCCGCCGGTGTGAAGGACGGTGCGAAAATACGTCTTTCCGGTCAGGGCGACAAAGGCGCTGCCGGTGGTCCCAATGGTGATCTGTATCTCAAGGTTGCCATCATGCAGCACCATCGTTTCAATCTTGATGGTGTGAACGTGGTGCTCGACCTGCCTCTTGCCCCGTGGGAAGCCGTGCTTGGTGCAACCGTGCGCGTTCCCACACTGGACGGAGAGATCGAATTGAATATTCCCCCCGGCACGAGCAGCGGCCGCAAGTTGCGTTTGCGCGGCAAAGGGCTGGGCAGTGCCTCGGCCCGGGGCGACCAGTTCGTCCGCATCATGGTCAAGGTGCCTGATTCCCTGACGGAAAAGGAACGCGCCCTGTGGGAGAGCCTGCGGGAAATTTCCGGTTTTACCCCGAGAGACTTCTAG